Proteins encoded together in one Undibacterium sp. CCC3.4 window:
- a CDS encoding carboxyl transferase domain-containing protein, with translation MTTLDSKLMPRSEEFKANAAAMQVVVDDLKQKISRIAEGGGAAARDKHLARGKLLPRERVQTLLDAGTPFLEFSQLAAYDMYKEKDGRDAAPCAGVITGIGRVAGQECVIVCNDATVKGGTYYPLTVKKHLRAQEIAEQNNLPCIYLVDSGGANLPNQDEVFPDRDHFGRIFYNQANMSAKGIPQIAVVMGSCTAGGAYVPAMSDESIIVKNQGTIFLGGPPLVKAATGEIVSAEDLGGGDVHTRLSGVVDHLAQNDTHALSLARTIVSHLNRQKPATVVLREIEEPKFPAAELYGVIPLDTRKPFDVREVIARIVDGSHFDEFKARYGTTLVCGFAHIHGMPVGIIANNGILFSESALKGAHFIELCCQRKIPLVFLQNITGFMVGRKYENEGIARNGAKMVTAVATANVPKFTVIIGGSFGAGNYGMCGRAYSPRFLWMWPNARISVMGGEQAASVLATIKRDGIEGKGASWSAEEEAEFKQPIKQQYEQQGHPYFASARLWDDGVIDPADTRMVLGLGLSAALNAPIPDAKFGIFRM, from the coding sequence ATGACAACACTCGATTCCAAACTCATGCCGCGCTCGGAAGAATTCAAGGCCAATGCGGCAGCCATGCAAGTCGTGGTCGATGATCTGAAACAAAAAATCAGCCGCATCGCCGAAGGCGGCGGCGCGGCGGCACGTGACAAGCATCTGGCGCGTGGCAAGCTGTTGCCGCGCGAACGGGTACAAACGCTGCTTGACGCCGGCACACCGTTTCTCGAATTTTCGCAGTTGGCCGCGTACGATATGTACAAGGAAAAAGACGGCCGCGATGCCGCGCCGTGCGCCGGTGTGATCACTGGCATTGGTCGGGTGGCTGGTCAGGAATGCGTGATCGTCTGTAATGATGCCACCGTCAAGGGCGGCACGTACTATCCGCTGACGGTGAAGAAGCATTTGCGCGCGCAAGAAATTGCCGAACAAAATAATTTGCCATGTATTTATTTGGTCGACAGCGGTGGCGCGAATTTACCGAATCAAGATGAAGTATTCCCCGATCGTGATCACTTCGGGCGCATCTTTTACAATCAAGCCAATATGTCGGCCAAGGGCATCCCGCAAATCGCCGTGGTGATGGGTTCTTGCACGGCCGGCGGCGCGTATGTACCGGCCATGAGCGATGAATCGATCATCGTCAAGAACCAGGGCACCATCTTCCTCGGCGGCCCGCCTTTAGTGAAAGCGGCGACCGGCGAAATCGTCAGCGCCGAAGATCTTGGCGGTGGCGATGTGCATACTCGCCTCTCCGGGGTGGTCGATCATTTGGCGCAAAATGATACCCATGCTTTATCATTGGCGCGCACCATCGTGTCGCATCTGAACCGACAAAAACCCGCCACCGTGGTACTGCGCGAAATAGAAGAGCCGAAATTCCCGGCAGCCGAATTGTATGGCGTGATTCCGCTCGATACCCGCAAACCGTTTGATGTGCGTGAGGTGATCGCCCGTATCGTCGATGGCAGTCATTTTGATGAATTCAAAGCTCGCTATGGCACCACCTTGGTGTGCGGTTTTGCGCATATCCACGGCATGCCGGTGGGGATTATCGCCAACAACGGTATCTTGTTTTCTGAATCCGCTTTGAAGGGCGCGCATTTCATCGAGCTGTGTTGTCAGCGTAAGATACCGCTGGTATTTTTGCAAAACATCACCGGCTTCATGGTCGGTCGCAAGTATGAAAATGAAGGCATCGCACGCAACGGTGCCAAGATGGTGACGGCCGTGGCAACGGCGAATGTGCCGAAGTTTACCGTCATCATCGGCGGCAGTTTCGGTGCCGGTAATTACGGCATGTGCGGTCGCGCTTATTCGCCACGCTTTTTGTGGATGTGGCCGAATGCGCGTATCAGCGTGATGGGCGGCGAACAAGCGGCCAGCGTGCTGGCTACCATCAAGCGTGATGGCATAGAAGGCAAGGGCGCTAGTTGGAGCGCCGAAGAAGAGGCCGAATTCAAACAACCTATCAAGCAACAGTATGAACAACAGGGGCATCCATATTTCGCCTCGGCGCGCTTGTGGGATGATGGTGTGATCGATCCGGCTGATACCCGCATGGTGCTTGGACTCGGTTTGTCGGCGGCCTTGAATGCGCCTATTCCCGATGCCAAGTTCGGCATCTTCCGCATGTAA
- a CDS encoding rhodanese-like domain-containing protein has protein sequence MKKGYQQLVDEAMAEITTYSVAEAQARLSDPTVQFIDVRDIRELEREGVIPGAFHAPRGMIEFWVDPASPYFKPVFGQPKQFILFCAAGWRSALTTKTLQDMGLEHVAHIAGGFGAWKAAGAAVAEKQTVPLKTMESKT, from the coding sequence ATGAAAAAAGGTTACCAGCAGTTGGTCGATGAAGCCATGGCCGAAATCACAACCTACAGCGTGGCCGAGGCCCAGGCCCGCTTGAGTGATCCGACCGTGCAATTCATCGATGTGCGCGATATCCGCGAACTCGAACGCGAAGGCGTGATCCCCGGCGCGTTTCACGCACCGCGCGGGATGATAGAATTTTGGGTCGATCCGGCCTCACCGTATTTCAAACCGGTATTCGGCCAGCCCAAGCAATTCATTCTGTTTTGCGCGGCCGGCTGGCGCAGCGCCTTGACCACTAAAACCCTGCAAGACATGGGGCTGGAACATGTTGCGCATATCGCCGGTGGCTTCGGTGCTTGGAAAGCGGCTGGTGCGGCGGTGGCGGAGAAACAAACGGTCCCTCTCAAAACAATGGAAAGCAAGACTTGA
- the bioB gene encoding biotin synthase BioB — MQTHDTTEQALQFQAPLKTIEAEAWPLDDVLALFDLPFNDLMFQAQTAHRANFPAGDIELATLLSIKTGGCEEDCSYCPQAARYDTGVEAKKMLDVREVLDAAKAARENGATRFCMGAAWRSPKDRDIEKVETMVREVKAMGLETCATLGMLKEEQAQRLKDAGLDYYNHNLDTAPEFYSNVISTRDYQDRLDTLGHVRTAGLKVCCGGIVGMGETRRQRAGLIAQLANLNPYPESVPVNHLVQVEGTPLHGLDPLDPFEFVRTIAVARITMPKARVRLSAGRRQMGEAVQAMCFLAGANSIFYGDKLLTTQNPEAQDDRVLLGKLGLTTRGKVEAKAGNCS, encoded by the coding sequence ATGCAAACCCATGACACCACAGAGCAGGCGCTACAGTTTCAAGCACCGCTGAAAACCATTGAAGCCGAGGCTTGGCCGCTGGACGATGTGTTGGCTTTGTTCGATTTGCCATTCAATGATTTGATGTTTCAGGCGCAGACTGCGCACCGAGCGAATTTCCCGGCTGGCGATATCGAATTGGCGACGCTGTTGTCGATTAAAACCGGTGGCTGCGAAGAAGATTGCAGCTACTGTCCGCAAGCAGCACGCTATGACACCGGCGTCGAAGCCAAGAAGATGCTCGATGTACGCGAAGTGCTCGATGCCGCCAAAGCCGCACGCGAAAACGGCGCGACGCGCTTTTGTATGGGCGCCGCGTGGCGCTCACCGAAAGACCGCGATATCGAGAAAGTCGAAACCATGGTGCGTGAAGTAAAAGCCATGGGCTTGGAAACTTGCGCCACCCTGGGCATGCTCAAGGAAGAACAGGCGCAGCGTCTGAAAGATGCCGGCCTCGATTACTACAACCACAACCTCGATACTGCGCCTGAATTTTACAGCAATGTGATTTCCACCCGCGACTACCAAGACCGCCTCGATACGCTCGGTCATGTGCGTACCGCCGGTTTGAAAGTGTGTTGCGGCGGCATTGTCGGCATGGGCGAAACGCGGCGTCAGCGCGCCGGTCTGATCGCTCAGTTGGCCAACCTGAATCCGTATCCGGAATCGGTGCCGGTGAATCATCTGGTGCAAGTCGAAGGCACGCCTTTGCATGGCCTCGATCCGCTCGATCCGTTTGAATTCGTGCGTACCATCGCCGTCGCGCGCATCACCATGCCCAAGGCACGCGTGCGTTTGTCGGCCGGTCGTCGGCAAATGGGCGAGGCAGTGCAGGCGATGTGTTTTCTGGCCGGTGCCAATTCGATTTTTTACGGCGACAAATTACTCACGACACAAAATCCGGAAGCGCAGGATGACCGTGTCTTGCTGGGGAAATTAGGCCTCACTACACGCGGTAAGGTCGAGGCCAAAGCCGGTAATTGTAGCTGA
- the bioF gene encoding 8-amino-7-oxononanoate synthase — MPLLQTLQTELAALDAQHLIRRRRAVDSACDATVQAEGRELMAFCSNDYLGLAAHPAVIAALQQGASLYGAGSGASHLISGHSRAHAQLEERLAEFMAAHIEQARALYFCSGYMANQAVITALAGKDAAVFSEQLNHASLIDGARLSRAATKVFPHRDYDALAEMLKTCQSKQRIVITDSVFSMDGNIADLRPLLALCEQYEAWLIVDDAHGFGVLGAHGRGVFEHFDLHSPNLIYMGTLGKAAGVGGAFVAAHETVIEWLVQKARSYIYTTAAPPALAHALLTSLDIIAGPEGMQRRAHLNQLIDLFRTGLDLKVWSNMPSPTAVQPVLIGDNAGMLAVAGNLRDQGFWVGAIRPPTVAVGTARLRVTLSAAHSKVQVLQLVQAINRLDNLHYVARCFAEVA; from the coding sequence ATGCCTTTGCTACAAACTTTGCAAACTGAATTGGCCGCACTCGATGCGCAACACTTGATCCGGCGTCGCCGTGCGGTCGACAGCGCCTGTGACGCCACCGTACAGGCCGAAGGACGCGAGCTGATGGCGTTTTGCAGTAATGATTATCTGGGTCTGGCCGCGCATCCGGCGGTTATCGCCGCGCTGCAGCAAGGCGCGAGTCTGTACGGTGCCGGCAGCGGTGCCTCGCATCTGATCAGCGGCCACAGCCGCGCGCATGCCCAACTCGAAGAGCGCCTGGCCGAATTCATGGCAGCGCACATCGAGCAGGCCCGTGCCTTGTATTTCTGTTCCGGTTACATGGCCAACCAAGCGGTGATCACCGCCTTGGCCGGTAAGGACGCGGCAGTGTTTTCCGAGCAGCTCAACCATGCTTCGCTGATCGATGGGGCACGCTTGTCGCGCGCCGCCACCAAGGTGTTCCCGCACCGCGATTATGATGCCTTGGCCGAAATGTTGAAAACTTGTCAGAGCAAGCAGCGCATCGTCATCACCGACAGCGTGTTCAGCATGGATGGCAATATCGCCGATCTGCGCCCCTTGCTGGCCTTGTGTGAGCAATACGAGGCTTGGCTGATTGTCGACGATGCGCATGGCTTCGGCGTACTCGGTGCGCATGGTCGCGGGGTGTTTGAACACTTTGATTTGCATTCGCCGAATTTGATTTACATGGGCACACTGGGCAAAGCCGCCGGTGTCGGCGGGGCCTTCGTGGCAGCGCATGAAACGGTGATCGAATGGTTGGTGCAAAAAGCCCGTTCGTATATTTACACGACCGCTGCACCCCCGGCGTTAGCGCATGCTTTGTTGACGAGTCTCGATATCATTGCCGGCCCGGAAGGCATGCAAAGACGCGCGCACCTCAATCAATTGATCGATTTATTCCGCACCGGTTTGGATTTGAAAGTGTGGAGCAATATGCCATCGCCAACGGCGGTGCAGCCGGTGCTGATTGGTGACAATGCCGGCATGCTGGCGGTGGCCGGCAATTTGCGCGACCAAGGTTTCTGGGTCGGGGCGATTCGGCCGCCGACGGTGGCCGTCGGTACCGCCCGTTTGCGTGTCACGCTGTCAGCCGCGCACAGTAAGGTGCAGGTACTGCAATTGGTACAGGCGATCAATCGGCTCGATAATTTGCATTATGTGGCGCGCTGTTTCGCCGAGGTGGCGTGA
- a CDS encoding acetyl-CoA C-acyltransferase has translation MTDPIVIVGAARTPMGAFQGDFSSLTASQLGAVAIRAAVARAGVAPELIEEVLFGNCLMAGQGQAPARQALIAAGLPMSVGAVTLSKMCGSAMKATMMAFDSITAGSNAVMIAGGMESMTNAPYLIPKARAGYRIGHGQILDHMMLDGLEDAYSRDEKGGGRSMGTFAEDCSSKYGFSRADQDAFAITSVQRAQAATADGSFAWEIAPVTVQTRAGAVVIDKDEGPLKARLDKIPSLKAAFKKDGTITAASSSSINDGAAALVLMRASKAKELGLTAIAQIVGHASHAQEPAWFTTAPIGAIEKLYQKIGWSTADVDLFEINEAFAAVPMAAMKELGITHDKVNVHGGACALGHPIGASGARIIITLIGALKKQQKQRGIASLCIGGGEATALAIELC, from the coding sequence ATGACTGATCCTATCGTAATCGTTGGTGCTGCCCGTACCCCTATGGGGGCTTTTCAAGGTGATTTTTCTTCCCTCACGGCCAGCCAGCTTGGTGCTGTGGCGATCCGGGCGGCCGTCGCGCGCGCCGGCGTGGCGCCGGAATTGATAGAAGAAGTCTTGTTCGGTAACTGCCTCATGGCCGGTCAAGGCCAGGCACCCGCGCGTCAGGCGCTGATCGCTGCCGGTTTGCCGATGTCGGTCGGTGCCGTGACCTTATCGAAAATGTGTGGTTCGGCGATGAAGGCAACCATGATGGCGTTTGATTCGATTACTGCCGGCAGCAATGCCGTCATGATCGCCGGCGGCATGGAATCGATGACCAATGCGCCGTACCTGATTCCGAAAGCGCGTGCCGGTTATCGCATCGGTCATGGCCAGATTCTCGATCACATGATGCTCGATGGTTTGGAAGATGCGTATTCGCGCGATGAAAAAGGTGGCGGCCGTTCCATGGGCACGTTTGCCGAAGATTGTTCGAGCAAATACGGCTTCTCGCGCGCAGACCAAGATGCCTTCGCCATCACTTCGGTGCAGCGCGCCCAAGCGGCTACCGCTGACGGCTCATTTGCCTGGGAAATCGCGCCAGTGACGGTGCAAACCCGCGCCGGTGCCGTCGTGATCGATAAAGATGAAGGCCCGCTCAAGGCGCGCCTCGATAAAATACCAAGCCTCAAAGCGGCCTTCAAAAAAGACGGCACCATCACCGCTGCCTCGTCTTCTTCGATCAATGACGGTGCCGCCGCACTGGTGCTGATGCGCGCTTCCAAGGCCAAGGAACTCGGTCTGACGGCGATCGCGCAAATCGTCGGCCATGCTTCGCATGCACAGGAACCAGCTTGGTTTACTACCGCACCGATAGGCGCGATTGAAAAACTGTATCAAAAAATCGGCTGGAGCACAGCCGATGTCGATCTGTTCGAGATCAATGAAGCCTTTGCTGCCGTACCGATGGCAGCCATGAAAGAGCTCGGCATCACGCATGACAAGGTCAACGTCCATGGCGGCGCTTGCGCGCTTGGTCATCCTATCGGCGCTTCCGGTGCGCGCATCATCATTACCCTCATCGGTGCCTTGAAAAAGCAGCAGAAGCAACGCGGGATTGCATCCCTGTGTATCGGCGGCGGGGAAGCGACGGCGCTGGCGATTGAGTTGTGCTGA
- the bioD gene encoding dethiobiotin synthase encodes MSAPRTQDYFVTGTDTEIGKTLISCALLNAFASAGSTLGLKPVAAGAEWRDGEWHNEDVDRLMAASSVSAPTALVCPYLMRTPAAPHIVARVEQVQVSLATIQAAYAAACESADVVIVEGVGGFCVPLDAQIDTADLAQALALPVILVVGLRLGCINHALLTVQAIAARGLRLAGWVANTVDADMLYQAENIAALRARIAAPLLGVIPRLADDSDSLTRHRMAAAGLDLTLLN; translated from the coding sequence ATGTCTGCACCGCGTACACAGGATTATTTCGTTACCGGTACCGATACCGAAATCGGCAAAACGCTGATCAGTTGCGCCTTGCTGAACGCCTTTGCCAGCGCCGGCAGCACACTGGGTTTGAAGCCGGTGGCTGCCGGTGCCGAGTGGCGCGATGGTGAATGGCATAATGAGGATGTGGATCGTCTGATGGCAGCCTCCAGCGTGAGCGCACCGACAGCGCTGGTGTGCCCGTATTTGATGCGGACTCCGGCCGCTCCGCATATCGTTGCGCGTGTGGAACAAGTCCAAGTGTCACTGGCGACGATACAGGCGGCGTATGCCGCAGCCTGCGAGTCAGCCGACGTCGTCATCGTCGAAGGGGTGGGCGGTTTTTGCGTGCCGCTCGATGCGCAGATCGATACCGCCGACCTGGCGCAAGCATTGGCGCTGCCGGTGATCTTGGTGGTTGGACTGCGGCTCGGTTGTATCAACCATGCCTTGCTGACGGTGCAGGCGATTGCGGCGCGCGGCTTGAGACTGGCCGGCTGGGTTGCGAATACGGTCGATGCGGATATGCTTTACCAAGCTGAAAATATCGCCGCTCTGCGCGCGCGCATTGCCGCACCTTTACTCGGCGTCATCCCGCGTCTGGCTGACGACTCGGACTCGCTGACCCGCCACCGCATGGCGGCGGCGGGTCTCGATCTGACTTTATTGAATTGA
- a CDS encoding YchJ family protein, whose amino-acid sequence MRSRYTAYTQNDETYLRASWDERTCPSERITHQEPTKWLGLEVKRHRVDGNTATVEFVARYKIGGRAQRLHELSRFTCYDGKWFYVDGSFPDK is encoded by the coding sequence ATGCGTTCCAGGTACACCGCCTACACGCAAAATGATGAAACCTATCTGCGTGCCAGCTGGGATGAACGCACTTGCCCGAGCGAGCGCATCACCCATCAAGAGCCAACCAAATGGCTGGGTTTGGAAGTCAAACGGCATCGCGTCGATGGCAATACTGCCACGGTGGAATTTGTGGCACGTTACAAAATCGGCGGCCGTGCGCAGCGTTTGCATGAGCTCAGTCGCTTCACCTGCTACGACGGCAAATGGTTTTACGTCGATGGCAGTTTCCCTGATAAGTGA
- a CDS encoding alpha/beta hydrolase family protein has translation MRAFDWLSMTLAVLLAPAVVAQENAADLHEEVAQITVTVQDFLHRPVAGTVVITQFRPAGPGPFPLVILNHGRSATDRAQPARFRYTRQVRYFTERGFAVLVPTRIGYGAMGINPDPEDSGACKNKSYAEMAAAASSEILAVLAYAKQQPYLDASRLLLVGQSVGGYTSIATAAQNPPGLMATINFAGGSGGDPAAHPGEPCEGYKLERMYANFGSTSKLPSLWIYTDNDLYFGPRYSQAWHAAFVKAGGVAEFHLLPPFETNGHSLFTRGIALWTPVVQQFLEKNKILPIPVAPIKGTAP, from the coding sequence ATGCGGGCATTTGATTGGCTGAGCATGACGCTGGCAGTGCTGCTGGCACCAGCGGTGGTGGCGCAGGAAAACGCCGCCGATTTGCATGAGGAAGTCGCGCAGATCACCGTGACGGTGCAAGATTTTCTGCATCGTCCGGTGGCTGGCACGGTGGTGATCACGCAGTTCCGTCCTGCCGGACCGGGGCCGTTTCCACTGGTGATACTCAATCATGGTCGCAGCGCTACCGACCGCGCGCAGCCGGCGCGCTTTCGTTACACTCGGCAGGTGCGCTACTTCACTGAGCGCGGCTTTGCTGTGTTAGTACCGACTCGCATCGGCTACGGCGCAATGGGCATCAATCCCGACCCGGAAGACAGTGGCGCCTGCAAGAATAAAAGCTATGCCGAGATGGCGGCGGCGGCCAGTAGCGAAATATTGGCGGTACTCGCGTATGCCAAGCAACAGCCGTATCTCGATGCCAGCCGTTTGCTACTGGTCGGACAATCGGTCGGTGGCTATACCAGCATCGCCACGGCGGCGCAAAACCCGCCCGGTCTGATGGCTACGATTAATTTCGCCGGTGGTTCCGGTGGTGACCCGGCAGCGCATCCGGGCGAGCCGTGCGAAGGCTACAAGTTGGAGCGCATGTATGCCAATTTCGGTAGTACCAGCAAGCTGCCGAGTTTATGGATTTATACCGACAATGATTTATATTTTGGGCCGCGCTACAGCCAAGCATGGCACGCCGCGTTTGTGAAAGCCGGCGGCGTGGCCGAATTCCATTTATTGCCGCCATTTGAAACCAATGGGCATAGCCTGTTTACCAGAGGCATCGCGCTCTGGACCCCGGTAGTACAGCAGTTTCTTGAAAAGAATAAAATTTTGCCGATACCGGTGGCACCGATCAAAGGAACCGCACCATGA
- a CDS encoding acyl-CoA dehydrogenase family protein: protein MVLTPEQQMIRDSIRAFAQQRLLPNAARWDKEHHFPAAELAELARMGVYGVAVPEQYGGAGMDYLSLALVLEEIAAGDGGTSTVVSVNNCPVCSIAMMYADEAQKQQWLVPLAQGSMLGAFCLTEPHAGSDASDLRTTARREGDEYVLNGVKQFITSGKHADVAIVLAVTDKAAGKKGISAFWVPTATPGYIVASLEQKMGQHSSDTAQILFENCRIPAQNLIGTEGMGYKIALSGLEGGRIGIAAQAVGMARAAFEAALAYAKDRRSFGKAIFEHQAVQFRLADMATRIEAARQLIWHAASMKDAGLPCLKEAAMAKLFASEMAEQVCSDAIQVHGGYGYVSDFPVERIYRDVRVCQIYEGTSDIQKILIGRALA from the coding sequence ATGGTATTGACCCCGGAACAGCAAATGATACGCGACAGCATTCGCGCCTTCGCCCAGCAGCGCTTGCTGCCGAATGCGGCGCGCTGGGATAAGGAGCACCATTTCCCCGCCGCCGAATTAGCCGAGCTGGCGCGCATGGGCGTGTATGGCGTGGCGGTGCCGGAGCAGTATGGCGGGGCCGGCATGGATTACCTGTCGCTGGCGCTGGTGTTGGAAGAAATTGCCGCCGGCGATGGCGGCACCTCGACCGTGGTGTCGGTGAATAATTGTCCGGTCTGCAGCATTGCGATGATGTATGCCGACGAAGCACAGAAGCAGCAGTGGCTGGTGCCGCTGGCACAGGGCAGCATGCTCGGCGCATTTTGTTTGACCGAGCCGCATGCCGGCAGCGATGCCTCTGATTTGCGCACCACGGCGCGGCGGGAAGGCGATGAGTATGTGCTCAACGGTGTCAAACAATTCATCACCAGCGGCAAGCATGCCGATGTCGCGATCGTGTTGGCGGTGACCGATAAGGCGGCTGGTAAAAAAGGCATCAGCGCATTCTGGGTGCCGACCGCCACGCCCGGTTATATCGTTGCCAGCTTGGAACAGAAGATGGGTCAGCACTCGTCGGATACGGCCCAGATACTGTTTGAAAACTGTCGCATCCCAGCGCAAAATTTGATCGGCACCGAGGGCATGGGTTACAAGATTGCCTTGTCCGGTCTTGAGGGGGGCCGTATCGGCATCGCCGCGCAGGCGGTCGGCATGGCGCGGGCTGCGTTCGAAGCGGCGCTGGCGTATGCCAAAGATCGCCGTAGTTTTGGCAAAGCGATTTTCGAGCATCAGGCGGTACAGTTTCGTTTGGCTGATATGGCCACGCGTATCGAAGCGGCACGCCAGTTGATCTGGCATGCGGCGAGCATGAAAGATGCCGGATTACCGTGCCTGAAAGAAGCGGCAATGGCGAAATTATTCGCTTCTGAAATGGCGGAACAAGTTTGTTCCGATGCGATTCAGGTGCATGGCGGTTACGGCTATGTCAGTGATTTTCCGGTTGAGCGTATCTACCGCGATGTGCGCGTCTGTCAGATTTACGAAGGCACCTCGGATATTCAGAAGATTTTGATCGGCCGCGCACTGGCGTAA
- a CDS encoding enoyl-CoA hydratase/isomerase family protein: protein MMFDTLLLQQTGSVATLTLARPDVRNAFNETMIAELSEAFLALSADDSIRAIVLAAQGAAFCAGADLNWMKKMADYSHAENLADAAQLARMLSAIHDCRHPVVALVAGDCYAGGMGLVAACDIVLCVEGVNFCLSEVRLGLIPATISPYVIKAMGENAARRYFLTAERFDAAEALRIGFVHEVVTAAASAPRLAELLKALTANSPHAVRAAKQLLQQVSGAALTPALLAQTVEQIAAIRASDEGREGVRAFLEKRKPAWLQ from the coding sequence ATGATGTTTGACACCCTGCTTTTGCAACAAACCGGTAGCGTCGCCACGCTCACGCTGGCGCGCCCCGATGTGCGCAATGCGTTTAATGAGACCATGATTGCCGAATTGAGCGAGGCATTTCTAGCCTTGAGCGCCGACGACAGCATTCGTGCTATTGTGCTGGCCGCGCAAGGCGCGGCGTTCTGCGCCGGAGCGGATTTGAATTGGATGAAAAAAATGGCCGATTACAGCCATGCCGAAAATTTGGCCGACGCCGCGCAACTGGCGCGTATGCTGAGTGCGATTCACGATTGTCGCCATCCGGTGGTGGCGCTGGTAGCCGGCGACTGTTATGCCGGTGGCATGGGCTTGGTGGCCGCTTGCGATATCGTGCTCTGTGTTGAGGGCGTTAACTTTTGTCTCAGTGAAGTGCGCTTGGGTTTGATCCCGGCGACGATTTCGCCGTATGTGATCAAGGCCATGGGTGAAAACGCGGCACGCCGGTATTTCCTCACGGCCGAGCGCTTCGACGCCGCCGAGGCGCTGCGCATCGGCTTTGTACATGAAGTGGTGACGGCCGCGGCGAGTGCGCCACGCTTGGCAGAATTGCTCAAGGCGCTGACGGCAAACAGTCCGCATGCGGTACGCGCGGCCAAACAATTGCTGCAGCAAGTGAGCGGTGCCGCGCTCACGCCGGCCTTGCTAGCGCAGACGGTGGAACAGATTGCCGCTATCCGCGCCTCGGACGAAGGGCGCGAAGGGGTGCGGGCATTTCTCGAAAAACGTAAGCCGGCGTGGTTGCAGTAA
- the bioA gene encoding adenosylmethionine--8-amino-7-oxononanoate transaminase, which yields MNIQNDWVARSLKHVWHPCTQMQHHETLPLIPVSHGRGAWLYDMDGKRYLDAISSWWVNLFGHANPRINAALKDQLDQLEHAMLAGFTHAPVVQLSEQLAALTGHALGHCFYASDGASAVEIALKMSFHSWRNLGQSEKQEFVCIQGSYHGETVGALAVTDVSLFREAYGPMLQRAHVITSPDARLAQDGETAVDVALHAAADLEHLLQQRQGKIAAVIIEPLVQCATGMAMHDPLYLQRVRALCDQYQVHLIADEIAVGCGRTGTFFACEAAAIWPDFLCLSKGISGGYLPLSLVMTTDAVFASFYDSDIRRGFLHSHSYTGNPLACRAALATLAIFASDDVLASNARKAQQLAQAFAGLADDRRVRHVRQQGMIFAFDAVVDDAARAATFSARFFSTALQHELLMRPIGRSVYLMPPYILEAAEISLLAEKTMQVFDEVMA from the coding sequence TTGAATATACAAAATGACTGGGTCGCACGTAGCCTCAAGCATGTTTGGCATCCGTGTACCCAGATGCAGCACCATGAAACCCTGCCCTTGATACCGGTCAGTCATGGTCGCGGTGCTTGGCTCTATGATATGGATGGCAAGCGCTATCTCGACGCCATCAGTTCCTGGTGGGTGAATTTGTTCGGCCATGCCAATCCGCGCATCAATGCCGCTCTCAAAGATCAACTCGATCAACTCGAACATGCGATGCTGGCCGGGTTTACCCATGCGCCGGTGGTGCAATTGTCGGAACAATTGGCAGCCTTGACCGGGCACGCGCTCGGCCATTGTTTTTACGCCTCTGATGGTGCCTCGGCGGTGGAAATCGCGCTGAAGATGAGTTTTCACTCTTGGCGCAATCTCGGTCAAAGCGAGAAACAAGAATTCGTTTGTATTCAAGGCAGCTATCACGGCGAAACCGTCGGTGCGCTGGCCGTGACCGATGTCAGTCTGTTCCGCGAAGCCTATGGACCTATGCTGCAGCGCGCGCATGTGATCACTTCACCCGATGCGCGGCTGGCGCAAGATGGCGAAACCGCGGTCGATGTGGCGCTGCATGCGGCCGCTGATCTCGAACACTTACTGCAACAGCGCCAAGGAAAAATCGCCGCCGTCATCATCGAACCGCTGGTGCAATGCGCCACCGGCATGGCCATGCATGATCCGCTGTATCTGCAGCGTGTGCGCGCCTTATGTGATCAATATCAGGTGCATCTGATCGCAGATGAAATCGCCGTCGGTTGCGGTCGTACCGGCACTTTCTTTGCCTGTGAAGCGGCGGCCATTTGGCCCGACTTTCTGTGTTTGTCGAAAGGTATCAGCGGCGGTTATTTGCCCTTGTCCCTGGTGATGACTACCGACGCCGTGTTCGCCTCGTTTTATGACAGCGATATCCGCCGCGGCTTTTTGCATTCGCATTCGTACACCGGCAACCCGCTGGCTTGTCGCGCTGCCTTGGCGACGCTGGCTATCTTTGCCAGCGACGATGTACTGGCCAGCAATGCGCGTAAGGCGCAACAACTGGCGCAGGCTTTTGCCGGTTTGGCCGATGACCGGCGGGTGCGCCATGTGCGCCAACAAGGCATGATTTTCGCGTTCGATGCCGTCGTCGATGATGCAGCACGTGCCGCGACATTTTCGGCGCGTTTTTTCAGCACTGCTTTGCAACACGAATTATTAATGCGTCCTATCGGCCGCAGCGTGTATCTGATGCCGCCGTATATACTCGAAGCGGCTGAGATCAGTCTGTTAGCCGAAAAGACCATGCAAGTATTTGACGAGGTCATGGCATGA